The Geothrix sp. genome has a window encoding:
- a CDS encoding serine/threonine-protein kinase: protein MGPELGRGGMGVVHLAWDPLLRRQVALKRLLNADPVMALRFMREAQIQARVEHPRICKVFEVGSEGEHPFIAMQYIQGQTLGEAKDDLGINEKACIMANVAGALHAAHQMGLIHRDIKPSNILLEFCEDGTCVPYILDFGLARDQSVADLTLSWGLVGTPAFMSPEQAEGCEATQSSDIYSLGATFYALFGGHPPFEATTLAGLIHQQDTQIIRCLRRTIPGFPQDLDTILLKCMEADPARRYDSAFDLEEDLRRWLAGEPIRARAIGPLGRAWRRIKRHRTLSLAITAGALVALSLAGWNVHAARRARAQVELAQTFGLQVREVEQLLRIERMLPAHDIRPAEVQVKRRMSDIRTTMAKLGLVAEGPGHYALGRGHLALREFSLALDELAKARRAGFDSPDVAYATGSALMEGYFDELLHRNPQPSEHEAIRQRFAVPAHAEFIRAMGRSQEDPAFGEAQVAMLELDYPLCIRKCKDAFKARPWMYEAKVLEAQAWGLLANQSLGLGAETIRSVGEGRAALKNGESALEDALRLAPSDERICGVMLAQIVRESTFDADGGEPSEAIFKRGDALCARAMLIRPDDLRVRQDWAYGRVRQGFVQLRTGVDVRPLMRETLKALQADERKIKDEGLADVIAYLHWILADGQFRRGEDPLHELELMAFFLKPGTFDHVQPACLLAEFLASRGRSPLPVLEDAERILETGPQAKSNNYYPLTVWGNLLLVRAEWEMDEGRDPRATLDRAVLHLEQSQRLSPNSVFPPMHLVLAHAWKARRALALGQDPAPHLEAALTSGRRGLAITRSHYRLHLGLAEAHRIRALAAFAKRRDPSPFLQEARAALREGSQLNATDFRLFREAVAIEVLAADYALRLNRSPLEDLTQAERMARRGLAIKGDDPKLRLALARIDRMRAAWANSQGLSPDGAIQEARLHLAQSIGIHPSPFTEAERILIEGLASEAPVKALEIFRVYTRNHPYLALDYPIP from the coding sequence ATGGGCCCTGAATTGGGTCGAGGTGGCATGGGGGTGGTGCATCTCGCCTGGGACCCCCTGCTCCGCCGCCAAGTCGCCCTCAAGCGCCTGCTGAATGCGGATCCGGTGATGGCGCTACGCTTCATGCGTGAGGCCCAGATCCAGGCACGGGTGGAACATCCCCGCATCTGCAAAGTCTTTGAAGTGGGCTCCGAAGGGGAGCATCCCTTCATCGCCATGCAGTACATCCAGGGCCAAACTCTGGGTGAGGCGAAGGATGACCTGGGCATCAATGAGAAGGCCTGCATCATGGCCAATGTGGCCGGCGCCCTTCATGCGGCCCACCAGATGGGTCTGATCCACCGGGACATCAAGCCCTCCAACATCCTGCTGGAGTTCTGTGAGGACGGCACCTGTGTTCCCTACATCCTGGATTTCGGTTTGGCGAGGGACCAGTCCGTGGCGGATCTCACCCTCTCCTGGGGACTGGTGGGTACCCCAGCCTTCATGAGCCCGGAACAAGCCGAAGGCTGTGAGGCCACGCAATCATCGGACATCTACAGCCTGGGGGCCACCTTCTATGCCTTGTTCGGCGGGCACCCTCCCTTTGAGGCCACCACGCTGGCTGGCCTCATCCATCAGCAGGACACCCAGATCATCCGCTGCCTCCGGCGGACGATTCCGGGTTTCCCCCAGGATCTCGACACCATCCTTCTGAAGTGCATGGAGGCCGACCCGGCCAGGCGCTACGACTCGGCGTTCGACCTGGAGGAGGACCTCCGGCGCTGGCTGGCAGGCGAACCGATCCGCGCGCGGGCCATCGGCCCACTGGGCCGGGCTTGGCGCAGGATCAAGCGGCATCGGACCCTCAGCCTTGCCATCACGGCCGGCGCCCTCGTGGCCCTGTCGCTTGCGGGGTGGAATGTTCACGCGGCGCGGCGGGCAAGGGCGCAGGTGGAGTTGGCCCAGACCTTCGGCCTCCAGGTACGGGAGGTGGAGCAGTTGCTCCGCATCGAGCGCATGCTGCCGGCCCATGACATCCGGCCTGCTGAAGTCCAGGTGAAGCGGCGGATGTCTGACATCCGCACCACCATGGCGAAACTCGGCCTTGTGGCAGAGGGGCCTGGACATTACGCCCTGGGAAGAGGACATCTGGCGCTCCGGGAATTCTCCCTGGCACTGGACGAACTGGCCAAAGCGCGCCGTGCGGGGTTCGATTCGCCTGATGTGGCCTATGCCACCGGATCCGCCCTCATGGAGGGTTATTTCGACGAACTTCTGCACCGGAATCCTCAGCCCTCTGAGCACGAAGCCATCCGCCAGCGCTTTGCGGTCCCGGCCCACGCCGAATTCATCCGGGCCATGGGTCGGAGCCAGGAGGATCCAGCGTTCGGCGAGGCCCAGGTCGCCATGTTGGAACTGGACTACCCCCTCTGCATCCGGAAATGCAAGGATGCCTTCAAGGCCCGCCCCTGGATGTACGAGGCCAAGGTGCTGGAGGCCCAGGCCTGGGGCCTGCTCGCGAATCAGTCGCTCGGTCTCGGAGCTGAAACGATCCGAAGCGTCGGCGAAGGGCGGGCCGCGCTCAAAAATGGCGAATCGGCCCTGGAGGACGCCCTCCGCCTCGCGCCCAGCGACGAACGGATTTGTGGGGTGATGCTTGCTCAGATCGTCCGGGAATCCACCTTCGATGCCGATGGTGGTGAGCCCTCGGAAGCGATCTTCAAACGGGGAGACGCTCTATGCGCCAGGGCCATGCTCATCCGACCGGACGACCTCCGGGTGCGGCAAGATTGGGCCTATGGGCGGGTGAGGCAGGGCTTCGTCCAGCTCCGGACGGGCGTGGATGTCAGGCCCCTCATGCGTGAAACCCTCAAGGCACTCCAGGCCGACGAGCGGAAGATCAAGGACGAAGGGCTCGCTGATGTCATAGCCTATCTACATTGGATTCTTGCAGATGGGCAGTTTCGAAGGGGGGAGGACCCCTTGCACGAACTGGAGCTCATGGCCTTCTTCCTCAAGCCCGGTACTTTCGATCATGTGCAGCCGGCTTGCCTACTGGCGGAGTTCCTGGCTAGCCGAGGCCGGTCACCTCTTCCAGTGCTGGAGGACGCAGAACGCATTCTCGAGACCGGGCCACAGGCCAAGTCCAACAATTATTACCCTCTCACGGTGTGGGGGAATCTCCTGCTCGTCCGCGCGGAATGGGAGATGGATGAGGGCCGTGACCCCCGCGCCACCCTAGACCGGGCGGTCCTGCACCTGGAGCAGAGTCAGCGCCTCAGTCCGAACAGCGTGTTTCCGCCCATGCACTTGGTGCTGGCGCATGCCTGGAAGGCCCGACGGGCCTTGGCCCTAGGTCAGGATCCCGCGCCCCATCTGGAAGCTGCGCTCACCTCGGGCCGGCGAGGCCTCGCCATCACGAGGAGCCATTATCGGCTGCACCTCGGCTTGGCCGAAGCACACCGAATCCGAGCCCTCGCGGCCTTTGCAAAGAGAAGGGATCCCTCTCCCTTCCTGCAGGAGGCCCGCGCCGCCCTGCGAGAAGGTTCCCAGTTGAACGCTACCGATTTCCGGCTTTTCCGGGAGGCGGTGGCCATCGAGGTGCTGGCCGCTGATTACGCCCTTCGGCTGAACCGATCCCCCCTGGAGGATCTCACGCAGGCCGAGCGGATGGCCCGACGCGGCCTAGCCATCAAAGGCGATGATCCGAAACTCCGGTTGGCCCTCGCCAGGATCGACCGCATGCGCGCCGCATGGGCCAACTCGCAGGGCTTGTCTCCAGATGGGGCGATCCAGGAGGCCAGGTTGCATCTCGCCCAATCCATCGGGATCCATCCTTCCCCATTCACTGAAGCAGAGCGGATCCTGATCGAAGGTCTGGCTTCAGAGGCTCCGGTGAAGGCCCTCGAGATCTTCCGGGTTTACACCCGGAACCATCCCTATCTGGCTCTCGACTACCCGATCCCGTGA
- a CDS encoding cold-shock protein, with amino-acid sequence MAQGTVKWFNAEKGFGFITPDEGGADLFVHHTAIQGGGFRTLDENQRVSFEVAQGQKGPQATNVQKI; translated from the coding sequence ATGGCTCAAGGCACCGTCAAGTGGTTCAACGCCGAAAAGGGCTTCGGATTCATCACCCCCGACGAGGGCGGTGCTGATCTCTTCGTCCACCACACCGCCATCCAGGGCGGCGGCTTCCGTACCCTGGACGAGAATCAGCGCGTCAGCTTCGAAGTCGCCCAGGGCCAGAAGGGCCCCCAGGCCACCAACGTTCAGAAGATCTAG